Part of the Quercus lobata isolate SW786 chromosome 6, ValleyOak3.0 Primary Assembly, whole genome shotgun sequence genome, CTTTTCCTTCAACACCTCAATGATGGATTCTTCCCTCTTGCTGACTTCTATATTAGTGCTACTCCATTTACAAATTATTTGCGAACTCAATGCGGCTAACGCGTCCGCAAACCGATTTTCGTTTCTCGGAGCATGTTCTATCTCAAAAGTTGCGAATTTCTCTTCCATTCTCTGGGCCATTGCTCTGTACGGGGCTAGGCTGGGCTCTTTTAAGGAGAAACTTCCTTTGGCCTGGCAGACGACCAAGTTCGAATCTCCCAGTACTTTCAAATGTTTAACTCCCATTTCGAGCACTGTGGCAAGCCCAGTTAGATAGGCCTCGTACTTCGTTGTGTTGTTTGAACAGGGGAATTCCAACTTAAATGACAATGCCACTGTTTTGTCTTCTTTATGATACAGAACTACTCCTACCCCTCCGGAATGGGTAATAGAAGACCtatcaaatttcattacccACTGTTCCCTGACTTCCTCTGCCATAGCTACTTCCCCTGGAATTTCATCATCCAGCGGGAATTCTTCCTCTCCTGGAAACTGTGCCAATAAATCCGTTATAGCCTGATTTTTCACTGCCCTAGATGTCCCTATTCTCAAGTCGTATTGTGATAATTGTAGCAACCACTGGGATATCTTGCCGGAGAGAATTGGCTGTTGTAACAGAGCTTTAATGGCATGTGACTTAGTCATCAGCCATACTTCGTATGCCAAGAAATAGTGACGCAACCTCTGCGAAGCGTATACAATGGC contains:
- the LOC115949888 gene encoding uncharacterized protein LOC115949888 → MQAPIHKKPLLLYLATNSYAIGALIAQEDGGGTEQPIYYISHTLKDAETRYLRAERACLAIVYASQRLRHYFLAYEVWLMTKSHAIKALLQQPILSGKISQWLLQLSQYDLRIGTSRAVKNQAITDLLAQFPGEEEFPLDDEIPGEVAMAEEVREQWVMKFDRSSITHSGGVGVVLYHKEDKTVALSFKLEFPCSNNTTKYEAYLTGLATVLEMGVKHLKVLGDSNLVVCQAKGSFSLKEPSLAPYRAMAQRMEEKFATFEIEHAPRNENRFADALAALSSQIICKWSSTNIEVSKREESIIEVLKEKFREEQGEGDWRIPIKETLVKGDDTAELKILKDYALVKEELYRRMPGGILSRCVG